Genomic window (Zingiber officinale cultivar Zhangliang chromosome 2B, Zo_v1.1, whole genome shotgun sequence):
cgaacttacccagatgatcatctgggtctgtGGTTCCATTGTACTCACCGATCGTAGGAGGCACGTAGtacttgggcagagggtctcgtagaatagcctccgaaaattggcgattgatccgctcgggagatgagtccgctcgggaagctttcccctttctgtcatctcgcctaggcatttcgtcggaagaagatcctctatctcttcgagtcggtacggcttcaggggtgcgaaataaggcccgatggaatgcgacggtggctggaggtgcttccgcccggccacccgacgcagatgttgcttgttgctccggccgctcggccgctactttctgtttttgctccacaagtttggcggccctcatctcgaccagagcatcgagttcttctgttgaaagatccaccgtgtgttgtcgtccagcctcgtccatcgtttccgttcggctacaggtgcgttcccacagacggcgccaatttgatcctgtccgaatcagtagtcaacggacactgggcacgtggcgctccctgctggatcctcgagtgctccggcgaacctgcagcaaaaccgggccgggaggggtgtcccggcgacggccctccgacgctcaagtcaggcaagcaaataatgcaaaaggtggctccagaaATGATCTTTTTAGCGTAcctgcggcgaagtaagaggctctatatatatagagcgaggagagaactaatgcacgttcatCGAGGTacagacgtgtcagcaacccacaCCTCGGTacgcacttgtcagagagcttacctgacaccatactgctacagtccgaacatttcttcgatgggacaacaggacaccccgttgccagactaggagtatggcgtagccatacgacttgacgactgtcagagggtgttcccttcctttacccaccgcccggccgggacgtccggccggccgaccgggcgaagaacgtcgtccggacggccttaatttcCTGCGTCGGCCGGGCGGCCAGTCCCTCCGCTTggtcattatgtactgtttcattgagcgtcggaaccctggtccctaccagggtgccttttactaccagcTGTCCCTTTCTTCTAAATCCGATCGGCTCGTCCTTCTCTGGTGGGCCgctgggccctttgacctccccgtggtgttgacccctcgttatggggttccggattcttaccaccgaatcacttgcctccccctcgagtctagtcgaaggaggcgaagtccgactgactggactgccgatctaacTGAGCAATGATCCTtgcattagtccgctcggccaggcataaggatgctcatccgttcggcagtatcttgtccgtgccttgtgcttctcttggaatccatgtccaaTGCTCCTTCCCACTGTTtaccacgtgcccagtgtccgttgactcctgattcggacaggatcacctaccatgccgtgatacctgtcactacctcgatcacatgtggttgttgaatctgccaaagcagagcaacacatattatcttggtagggtacggagggacaatcttggtcccgcctatcaacgcatgggtgagtaaaactaaattagattgagtataactagttaaatcaagtttaactgtaggtatttatccaatagttggaagataggataaaatcacgtttatattaactcttgggcgtattagccaaagctaactcgagttttaatataaatgtggattttgatcctataaacaagagttgcatagagatgtaattggtaaattagttacctaccgatcataataagtcttgggcgatttagccaaagctaactcaaggcgtagtatgatgtggatcttgtcccacatgaattatagaattcagtgggagcatcatttaattaaaaggcctaattaagtgattactagaatatgatgtttatttattttctgcatttttctgttgtagattatcatgatgtcaaacacgaacaccttctctctgcgttctgtccttgacaaggacaagctcaacggagcaaatttcctggactggtacaggaatctgagaatagttctcacccaagaacgtaaactgtacgttctagagcagcccattccggaggctcctcctgccaatgccacgcgagcagacaaagatgcttacaagaagcatcgagattatgcattagatgtatcatgtctaatgctcgcaaccatgaactctgagcttcagaagcaacatgagttaatgggtgcttatgatatggttgaaaatctttgtcaactatatcaaggacaagcacggcacgagagatttgagatctcaagggcactatttcagtgcaagatgtcagatggggctcccgtaggtccatatgtactcaagatgattgggtacatagagaatctacagaggttgggattcccacttggccaagagctggccactgacctgatcttgccagagagctacagtcagtttgtcatgaactacaacatgaacgaaattgacaagccactgcccgaactgcttagtatgttacgaactgctgagctcaaccttaagaaggttaagcccaactctattctgatggttcagaaacacaagggcaagggcaagcctaaaggcaagggaaagtcccaagccaaaggaaaaggcaaagcactgaagcctaaaggaggggtcgccaaagatgctacctgcttccactgcggtcagaccgggcactggaagaggaactgcaaggtgtacctggaagatcttaagaagaagagaagtgagacttccacttcaggtatatatgttatagaagtcaatctatctatttcttcatcatgggtattagataccggatgtgcttctcacatttgtactaatgtgcaggtgctgagaaatagcagggcattgacgaagggcgaggtggacctacgcgtaggcaatggagcacgggttgctgctgttgctgtagggacttattttctatctctgccctctaggcttgtattagagttggatgattattgttatgtgcctgctttgacgaagaacattatatcagtttcttgtttggacaagaaagggttttcatttataataaagaacaaatattgttcagtttatttaaatgatatattctattgtagtgcacctctgatgaacggactctatattctagaccttgagagccctatctataacataagtaccaagagcttcaagtcaaatgacatgaaccaaacctatctctggcactgtcgcttaggtcatataaatgacaagtgcttatcccagctccataaagatggtttgctggactcatttgattttgaatcatatgagatatgcgagtcatgcctactaggcaagatgaccaagactccctttagtggacacagtgagagagcaactgacttgttaggtcttatacatagtgatgtatgtggccctttcaatgtcactgctagaggtggttataggtacttcattacatttactgatgacttcagtaaatatggttatgtgtacctaatgacacataagtcagaatcctttgaaaagttcaaagaattcaataacGAAGTgcaaaatcagcttggcaagagtattaagatacttcaatcagatcgaggtggagaataccttagccatgagtttcgtgaccatctagctgagtgtgggattttatcccaactcactcctcctggaacaccacaatggaatggtgtatccgaaaggaggaatcgtaccttattagatatggtacggtctatgatgagtcacagatcttcccacatctctttggggctatactctagacacagcagccttcattctcaaccgagttccatccaaggctgtaataaagacaccatataggatatggactgggagagacgcccaggtgtcttttatgaggatttggggttgtgaggcttacgttagatgtcaagtcttagacaaattgagacccaaatccgacaagtgctattttatcggatatcccaaggaaactaagggatattacttctacattcccagtcaacacaaggtagttgtggctaagactggggtatttctagaaagggattttgtttctagaaagactagtgggagtacgttcgatcttgaagaagttcaagatgcgaacaatagcactaaagcctcgatggaagttgaactggaaccacaaagtgttgtggatgatgttgttccacaaggagttgaggaacaacaaccagttcaagtagacatacctcttcgcaggtttgatagggtacgtcgtcaacctgagagatattcatttctcttgtctgaccatgatgacgttgtgctcatagaggatgagtccacctcctatcaagaagctatgacgagaccagattccgagaaatggctagaggccatgagatccgagatggaatccatgtacaccaaccaagtatgggctttggttgatccacctgagggtgtaaaacccatagggtgtaagtgggtctttaagagaaagactgacatggatggacttatctataagggacgcttggtagctaaaggtttcaagcagattcatggtattgactatgatgaaaccttttctccaatagcgatgtttaagtccattcggatcatgcttgctattgcagcataccatgactatgagatatggcagatggatgtcaaaactatatttctgaatggaaacttgctcgaggatgtgtacatgacacaacctgagggttttgaagatccacagcatactgacagagtatgcaagctgcataggtccatttatggactaaagcaagcttctcgcagctggaatcttcgattcgatgatgcaatcaaatagtttggtttcatcaagaatgaagatgaaccttgtgtctataagaatgttgtagggggcatagttgtcttcctcatattgtatgtggatgacatactactcattgggaacgacatcccattgctacagtctgtcaagacttggctagggacttgtttctcaatgaaggacttaggtgaagcatcccgcattctaggcatacagatctatagagatagatctaagaggttgcttggcctaagtcagagtacatatattgacaaggtactcctacggtttgccatgcagaactccaagaagggatttctgccgatgtcacatggcgtgagtcttttgaagactcaaggtccctcttctagagaggagagagaccgcatggatcagatcccttatgccttagcaATAGGATCTATCTTGTacgtcatgttatgtactcgtcctgatgtctcatatgctttgagcatgacgagcagataccagtcagatccaggtgaaagtcactggatagcggtcaagaatattcttaagtacttgagaaggactaaagaatatttcttgatatatggaggcgatgatgagctagctgtaaagggttacagtgatgtcagcttctagaccgaccaagatgattatcgatcacagtcagggttcgtgttttgcataaatggtggtattgtgagctagaagagttcgaagcaggagacaatagctgattctacgacagaggccgagtatattgctgcatcagaagcagcaaaggaggcagtttggatccgcaagttcatcactgaacttggggtggttcctagcatcgctgaccctattgagctctattgtgacaacaatggagcaattgcgcaggctaaggaacctcgctcacaccagcggaccaaacatatactatggTGCttacatctcattcgagagattatcgagagaggagatgtgaagatttgcagagtatctacagaggctaacatcgcagatcccttgaccaagactttggcacagagaaagcatgatggtcacactaggtcattggggcttagagtctacactgattggcactagtgctagtgggagattgttagttgagccctagatccaatcatttgatgattgttgtatggactcgttgtttcatattcttgtatataaataaaggcatttgttttggttattatacttacttgtattagtgccaaataactaagtataatagcatccttgagtagaaggttcttacctatatcaatcgattggttgaatcgatagtaagatgatatacggaacactactcttaatcattcctagtcgagtattaacattccgggacaatgttaatgtgacgagactagcatgtaggtcaactcgatgacttgatctcacaagtcatggatatggagatatcaagttgacacatgagtatgcattggagaatgtatactgaatgacccaccatgagaaagtatcatggatcgttatatgagtgtcatatactttctcatgtggctatcagTATGACTaccagtccttggacctgaagtcaccatggttccctacataaggagttacgtactttggcttcgtcaaacgtcacccgtaactgggtggactataaaggcgattactgggtatgtaacaaattatacggagggatgtgagtgatgtagatgggatctatccctcctatatgacgggagtgacatcgatattcttgatagagtgagaccacgaagtgcatgaccatgcccaaatgagtcaatatgagatattgagctcatttgattgagtgagtctacttggatttcaagatttttagattgattagaggataacacaGTCTatacctcaaattgatcaatctagatgtgtaggatagaaggacattgtcatatattgtgaagagtcacaattagtagtcacaaggtgatgttggatctcaacattcttgtaacttgagtagtaatgatgtgttgctagataccgctcattacttatgcttctaaatgggtttaggagcattgccaacgttataagaacctatagggtcacacacaaagggtaattagatggagattaggttcatttgatgaacctaaaggattaggttcatgtgatgaaccaaattggattaagagtaatccaaattgtgctaattgagttggactcaatttggttcatgtattaagtgagtctaatttggacttagactcatttgattaatttaatttaatgaatacaGATtcgtttaaattaaaattgacttgaaccaatggttagattagatcaaccaaggaagagaagtggtcaagtttgacttgacttaagtaggaagatgaagagtcaagttttgacttgactttgacttgaccaatgccacatcatcaaaacttcttcatttggtcaagtttgacttgaccaaatgccgcCTCATGGAGGATATCAAGAggcttgactcttgatattccatgggggttacaaccttgaagtggtcggccacttttagtgttgaatgagttgtttttcattcaaggcaattcattccttcttcttcctcaagctctcaaggtttcttctctccctctcctcatctttgcCGATaccatcaagggtgctagcacatcctagtggtttctctccatctcttgcttgtgtggatacacatagaggagtatctatcttgatactcttgagatccgacgaactttggacgagcgggattaagcgaagggcttcgcatcaagggtaaagatcatatcttgtagatctaggcttggaaactcgtacgtgaatgtttttcaaaattttattcttagcacggatccggtggttggggtttcggggtttccgcaacgcaaaaagcgatttttatggtccgaaaaacccaacagaagaAACCCTCTTACAGTAGCATTACACCAGCTTACAAATTTCAGCAATTAAAAGAGCAacaagggagaaggaaaaaagatTACAAATTTGACTTTGTTCTCCTTATCTTGGTTGTTTGATGTTGCATATGAGAGCTTGAAAATGATTTTGGATAGAAGAATCCCAATGGAACAATGGTTTTTTCTTATGCCCTAAGCCGCCTTTTAAATCACTCAGAATGTTTCTCCATTTTTTTTGTTGCCACTAATCAATTAGTAAATACACTAATGGTTGCACTATCCGTTGAATAGTTATTGACTCCAGATCAACGACTGAGATTATCTCGATTTTGAATCCCAATCAAATGGTAGACATCACCAATCGATTGACAGACTTTTGTTTCCTTGTGAAACTTCTACCAATCGATTAGCAATGGCGAATCGATTGGCGGATCAATTGGCAGACTTCTATTTCCTCCCAAAACTTTTGCCAATCGATTGGTCCAATAAATTGGCAATGTCAAatcaatcgaccaatcgattTAGCAACCCCTGTTCATTCAAGAAGCTCGGCAAGTGATTGGTCTTATTTGCTAATCGATTGATACGCAATTGAGAAAACTCCAAATTTGGGGTTTAACCCAATCGATTATGTCAATCGATTAGTGTTGCAAAAATCGGATATTGGGTTTCAAATTTAGAGTTTTTACTCATCAATCAATTGGTGTAAGTTACCAATCAATTGATAAACCCTAAAATAGGATTTTTCATCCCTAAATCTTCATGTATATACCTTCTTTAATGTAACAATCGATCACAATTATCTCATATCAAATGACTCCTGTTCCATAGATTTTATGTTTAGAGTTTTCTCATCTTCGGATCTTCATTTTATCTTCACATTCAATCTCATGATCTACTCGGATTTCCATCTTTTACTAAGAATTTGATCCTTGACCTTCTTAatttttccttactttgcatTCGACTTCCGACTTGGATAGACTTCTTCTAGCCAAAAATATTATCCttaattttcttaatctttccttATCTTACATCTAGTTTTTTACCTGTATTGACTTTTTTTTATCAAGAATCTGATTTTAACCTTCTTAAATTTCTTTTACCCTATACACTCATAGCTCAAATAAAAATCAATATATTAacgtaaatttaaataattatcaatAATTAGAATTTTTCATCAGGAATAGGATTATACCAATACTGAATAGACAATGAGAATACACGAAAATAAAATAGATCATAATATTTTATTACAGCTGTGAGTGAATGGACACGAGTGATTGATCGATCTGTCAGTAATGGAATTGAGTCGAGGGGGCGTCACCTCATTCAATGCAGAAAACTGCAAAACCGGTGGGATTAACCTCCCCTCTAATTACACCTCCTCATCACATGTGACTGCTTTAAATACCTTGTCCAGTGTAGCTGGAGTCGATATAATTTGGGACGCGAAGTTTCGACCATTTCACATCCAAATCACATCTGATAGCACTTTCTCTTCTGAGTTCTGAATTCTGATCATGGGGACTCCATGGAGCCCCATTTGGAGTGTATTTGGTGTAGTCGTATTGTTGTTGGTGGCCGCCTCATGCTCAAGTGCTACGACGACGACAGAGACATGGGCTGTCGGCTCAACCGAGTGTCTAGATTGTGCGCAGAAGAACATCAAGAGTGAGAATGCAGCCAAAGGTACCGTATCAATCAGCCTCATGTTTCTAATTTCTTATTCAATTGGCTAATTATACTTTAGAATGCATGTATAGGATTACGCGTAGTCGTCCAATGCAAAGTTAGCAACGAGAAATACGAGACCAAATCTGTCGGTGCTGTCGATGGCAATGGCAACTTCAACGTTAAGCTCCCGAGCGACCTCCTGCAAACCAACGGCGAGCTCAAGCAAGAATGCTTCATGCAGCTCCACAATGCTCCCAACGCGCCCTGCCCAGACAAGAATGGACTCACCAGTCCCTCCAGCAAACTAATCCTCAAATCTAAGGGCATCTTCACAGCTGCCGGGAAGCTGTCTTTTGCCTCGGCGACATGCGTATTCGCCACCTTCTTACCACCCTACAGCGATCCCTGGCACAAAAAGCCCAAGTACTCCTTTCCACCCGTCCATCTTCCCCCCTTAGCCTTCCCGCCCAAGCATGACTTCCACCATCACCATCCCATCTATACCCCACCGACACCGACTTATAAGCCGGCACCAAAGTACAATCCGCCATCAGGAGGGTACTATAACCCACCGACACCAACCTATAAGCCTGTGAGGCGTTATTGTTGACGAAGGGTTCCCTTTCGTTACTCTCCttttgctgcaaacgccaaggagacgaaggggcgtcctttccccttcgtcttccttagccttattataagaggcgtccaaggcaatcagaAAAAGGACAACGATGAAGCGGAGGTGATCAACGAGACAACACTGTCAAGTTGTGAGGAGATTTGCTCGAGCAAAGGAGAACGTCCAGAGGTCGAGATTTAGTTTGTGAAAGAGTTCAAGGAGGTTCCGTgaggtgatcttctcggcgacagcagcAGCGACGTCTCCGGCGGTTCGTCGAcgatttcttcgggagatcaatgtgaGTGATTACCGCATTATTTTGTTTCTGTTTCAtactctcaaaactaccaacaatgtATCAGAGCATGCATGTTTTTGAAAGCATAACAATCGATGCGAAAAGCCCGCGTTTTTCTTTTTCTGTCGCGAAGAAGAATATGAACATTAAATTGAATAGATTGAATTtccattccaatcgattcaaaatcgcgACAGAAAAAAAATGCAAACAGAGTTGAATCGATTCATTAATCGATTGAAAATTTTAACCgattcttcaatcgattgaagagagaaaaaatCGGAATAAACAGTGCTCGATTTGATGAAGCACAGTACCTTTCTTTTAttgcatacatgaatcaattaaAGGCGTGTACAGTATTTTTTTCGAAgcacagtttttttttttatttgaatcgATTCGATGCCAAGTTTGAATCGATTGAAGATTAAAAAAAATCGtgtaagaaagaaaaaaatgcatGCATGTTGATTTGGTGGAGGTTAATTAAATatgtttattaattaattaaatatatatagaaatgtattattaattaataaataaatatttaattatttatggtTTAATTTACTTAAAATAGAATCCtaccaacttgatcaatcaaatccaggtctagtttaaattattagttgatttaagcagaccagtttgattcaaAAATACATaaagctggttcaaattatttattagtttaaccagttcggtttattattgaatcaattagggtgatcttgattacaaaagttgggttgatcaaatatgaccggattaattctgttgtgtcagatttgatcataaaaaattagatttgttctaatgagtcagacttaatccaatgagcaaTTGGACGAATCAAACGaatctgagtttgattaataagtctgagattgactcaaatgagcttaaacaataacaaaacataggtccaattagattagttctaatgaggacaatagactaagtttaacattcggactcctgattgaccggtataatgggtcagtcgacttaaactcctgaaaatcgggaagatttatttttcttgatttataatgatggtatgtctgtataaattgaattaaactagttttgtactggttagtcggttttgtactgacttatttaaattcaatttttcagatgacacggatgattaccacattgactcgtcgcaaagtgcggcgaaaccagctccgagaggagattcaggagatagagtataagtctgcttatggagtcgacggacatgttagacggctggatagactattttggaaacttaagcaagaagagtttctagtcctggacagttataggatctgggcttTGATGCATTCATTGTCAGAGTATCCCAGGATAATAGCAGACTATGCATGGGGGTGTCAtgaaggacgcgtcacatattcagtactgtgtgaggaactacttcaccatatgggtgaagaagagcctgaagagtctgaagagtctgaagagtctgaagaggaccaggagatgctcgaggaagatccagaaatggatttgatggagaatcctgaagctgccccatctgagattatcccaaatgagtccaggttaatagggatagtgttggctgctatactagtgtttgtcctagtggaAGCAGTGTtgacctatctagtttattagtatTCTGTTTACTGTTGTTATGTACGAACAagtgttagctcatctagtttttgagtcatgta
Coding sequences:
- the LOC122049227 gene encoding proline-rich protein 4-like; this translates as MGTPWSPIWSVFGVVVLLLVAASCSSATTTTETWAVGSTECLDCAQKNIKSENAAKGLRVVVQCKVSNEKYETKSVGAVDGNGNFNVKLPSDLLQTNGELKQECFMQLHNAPNAPCPDKNGLTSPSSKLILKSKGIFTAAGKLSFASATCVFATFLPPYSDPWHKKPKYSFPPVHLPPLAFPPKHDFHHHHPIYTPPTPTYKPAPKYNPPSGGYYNPPTPTYKPVRRYC